In Mongoliitalea daihaiensis, one DNA window encodes the following:
- a CDS encoding GumC family protein, with amino-acid sequence MNKYQTTDENAPAFDPFKFIIKYFKYWPYVAVSIVIALGIAFYINQTTPAIYQASAKFFIKEEDNSAGILNLTGLPRALGGRVDYFVNNQVVFLKSRPVVERSLMKLKFDVDYFQPGLLKDIDLYTSSPIQVEVDWEGGQILADKIKISWNDSENFTVSFPGSNYFKYVPGVLYEEIELDNSKEFKHKFGELTDSQLYKFTANLVNNAPQGEILIELRTIGSLVNQYSGDNLIVYPIENMSTMLGLSINTTHPKKGTDFLNSLMETFLEIELEDKNRMASRTVEFIDFQIAGVSDTLSYFEDNLQSFRSQNRTYNVASESGTVFQQITSLESELSKERFYKNYFDEVNRYLGQGSLDKIIAPAGIGIEDKTLNSLVENLIDLQSQRAFLLTTQTEASPRVRDLSKRIGELTGSIQEIVKNLSRNAQLKMEDLDARIRSSERQFSRLPGTEQNLIRIERGKVLNEAIYNFLQQRRAEAAISMASNFSTNKIVELARAGSDPIKTRQTAVYVIFFALGFIIPVVGITIFELSNTKIKDPQELEEKLTIPLMAKIPATKLGSDLEVINNPRSITSESFRALKTNISFIVPRDQQLTIAVSSTLSGEGKTFTAMNLASIYALNEKKTLLIGCDMFKPNAMKDFQLDNQIGLSNYLSKQSDSLFELIQPTNVPLFDVISSGPIPPNPSDLMASPRFLQLIDELKNIYEVIILDTPPVGLISQSFEVIKHVDLFVYVLRHKISEKSFIADVNKIKVQKGINSICAVLNGVPEKMLVYKGYMGSYYEPSKTGKSYGLKKIKERTIS; translated from the coding sequence ATGAATAAGTACCAAACTACGGATGAAAATGCGCCTGCATTTGATCCATTTAAGTTTATAATAAAATACTTTAAATATTGGCCTTATGTGGCTGTATCAATAGTAATTGCTTTGGGGATAGCTTTTTACATTAATCAGACTACACCAGCAATTTATCAAGCAAGTGCTAAATTTTTTATAAAAGAAGAAGATAACTCTGCAGGTATTTTAAATCTCACAGGATTACCAAGGGCACTAGGTGGTAGGGTGGATTATTTTGTAAATAATCAAGTTGTCTTTCTTAAATCTAGGCCTGTGGTTGAAAGATCGCTGATGAAGTTAAAATTTGACGTGGATTATTTTCAGCCAGGTCTATTAAAAGATATTGATTTATATACCAGTTCTCCTATACAAGTAGAAGTTGATTGGGAGGGGGGGCAAATCTTAGCAGATAAAATAAAGATTTCTTGGAATGATTCAGAGAATTTTACGGTTTCCTTCCCTGGTTCAAATTACTTTAAGTATGTTCCAGGTGTTTTGTATGAAGAAATAGAATTAGATAATAGTAAAGAATTTAAGCATAAATTTGGAGAACTTACTGATTCTCAATTATACAAATTCACAGCTAATCTTGTTAACAATGCGCCTCAAGGAGAAATCTTAATTGAGTTAAGGACTATTGGTTCACTAGTTAATCAATATTCTGGTGATAATTTGATAGTTTATCCTATTGAGAATATGTCTACAATGCTTGGCCTAAGCATAAACACAACCCATCCAAAAAAAGGCACAGATTTTCTCAACAGTTTAATGGAAACTTTTTTGGAAATTGAATTGGAGGATAAAAATAGGATGGCTAGTCGAACTGTTGAGTTCATTGATTTTCAAATTGCAGGAGTTTCTGATACGTTAAGTTATTTTGAGGATAATTTACAGAGTTTCAGATCCCAAAATAGAACTTACAATGTTGCAAGTGAAAGTGGTACTGTTTTTCAACAGATTACGTCTTTGGAGTCAGAACTCTCCAAAGAGCGTTTTTACAAAAATTATTTTGATGAAGTTAATCGTTATTTAGGCCAAGGAAGTTTGGACAAGATAATAGCCCCTGCTGGGATTGGTATTGAGGATAAAACATTAAATTCATTAGTTGAAAATTTGATTGATTTGCAATCTCAGCGTGCTTTTCTCTTGACAACTCAGACAGAAGCCTCTCCTCGGGTTCGTGATTTGAGTAAGCGTATTGGAGAGTTGACAGGATCTATTCAGGAAATAGTAAAGAATCTTTCCAGAAATGCACAATTAAAGATGGAAGATTTAGATGCTAGGATAAGGAGCTCAGAAAGACAATTTAGTAGGCTTCCAGGTACTGAACAAAATCTTATTCGTATTGAAAGGGGAAAGGTATTAAATGAGGCAATCTATAATTTTTTACAACAAAGAAGAGCTGAAGCAGCCATATCAATGGCTTCTAATTTCTCAACTAATAAAATTGTAGAGTTAGCAAGAGCTGGTTCGGATCCTATAAAAACGCGGCAAACGGCTGTCTATGTAATATTTTTTGCTTTAGGATTTATTATCCCGGTAGTTGGCATAACAATTTTTGAATTATCGAACACTAAAATTAAAGATCCACAAGAACTTGAAGAAAAATTGACCATTCCCTTAATGGCCAAAATCCCTGCTACAAAATTAGGCTCTGATCTTGAAGTGATTAATAATCCGAGATCAATTACATCTGAGTCTTTTAGAGCGCTAAAAACCAACATATCATTTATAGTTCCTAGAGACCAACAGCTAACGATTGCAGTTTCTTCAACCTTATCTGGTGAGGGGAAAACTTTTACAGCAATGAATTTAGCGTCAATTTATGCATTGAATGAAAAGAAAACCTTATTGATTGGTTGCGATATGTTCAAGCCAAATGCCATGAAGGATTTTCAATTGGATAACCAGATTGGATTGTCAAACTATTTAAGTAAACAATCAGATTCATTATTTGAATTAATTCAACCAACAAATGTCCCATTATTTGACGTAATATCTTCAGGACCAATTCCTCCAAACCCTTCTGACTTAATGGCTTCGCCTAGGTTTTTACAACTGATTGATGAGCTTAAAAACATTTATGAAGTGATTATTTTAGATACACCTCCTGTTGGCCTAATCTCTCAATCCTTTGAGGTTATAAAACATGTTGATTTGTTTGTGTATGTCTTAAGGCATAAAATTAGTGAAAAATCTTTCATTGCCGATGTAAATAAAATCAAGGTTCAAAAAGGCATAAACAGCATCTGTGCAGTATTAAATGGGGTTCCTGAAAAAATGTTGGTATATAAGGGATATATGGGAAGTTATTATGAGCCATCAAAAACCGGTAAGTCTTATGGCTTGAAGAAAATAAAAGAAAGGACCATATCTTGA
- a CDS encoding polysaccharide biosynthesis/export family protein, producing MRFYKIIQFGLLFVLLNGCISNKRVIYMQPDSGKPVLSYSRVFPAVIEDYKLQFNDVVEINIKTTDPLLNEMFDIGGSNRGFGMMGGVMAGGDIFYMTGYTLDNEGKIELPVLGEINLAGFTVEQAKVEIEKKMKGIVVGDEDLFVRIRLGGIRYSALGEFNRPGKYTILQNRLTIFEAIANAGDMNVLANRGNVLLIRQYPEGSKSFRINLNSDKIMDTEFYYLRPNDMIYVEPMKVRELGTGVNLLQTMQLLISVITVGVLIYTTSTR from the coding sequence ATGAGATTCTATAAAATCATCCAATTCGGATTACTCTTTGTGCTTTTAAATGGCTGTATTTCCAACAAGAGAGTGATTTACATGCAGCCAGATTCAGGTAAACCTGTCCTCAGTTACAGTCGTGTATTTCCCGCAGTAATTGAGGACTATAAGCTTCAGTTCAACGATGTAGTAGAGATTAATATCAAGACTACTGACCCGCTCTTAAATGAAATGTTTGATATTGGTGGGAGTAACCGTGGCTTTGGAATGATGGGGGGGGTAATGGCCGGTGGAGATATCTTTTATATGACTGGATATACTTTGGATAATGAGGGCAAAATAGAGTTACCTGTCTTGGGTGAAATAAATTTGGCTGGATTTACGGTGGAACAAGCGAAAGTGGAAATAGAAAAAAAGATGAAGGGTATTGTAGTAGGTGATGAGGATCTTTTTGTAAGGATCAGATTAGGGGGAATCCGATACAGTGCCTTAGGTGAATTCAATAGACCGGGTAAATATACCATACTTCAAAACCGATTAACTATTTTTGAAGCGATTGCCAATGCAGGGGATATGAACGTGTTAGCGAATCGGGGCAATGTTTTATTGATTCGTCAATACCCCGAGGGCTCCAAGTCATTCCGGATTAACCTGAATTCAGATAAGATCATGGATACGGAGTTTTACTATTTAAGACCCAATGATATGATTTATGTGGAGCCTATGAAAGTACGAGAGCTAGGGACAGGGGTCAATCTATTGCAGACCATGCAGTTATTAATTAGTGTGATTACCGTAGGAGTATTGATTTACACCACTTCTACCCGTTAA
- a CDS encoding AraC family transcriptional regulator, whose product MSSQIIAGVPWRNEKDLRTLVENRTTYTLSNCELNIFETHQQAADVNLCFGDLVLTTMLKGKKVMHLFDRPGFDYLPGESVIVPPNEVMKIDFPEAQYDNPTQCIALSISKEMIEDTFNLLNEQLPKKELTAEWGLDLSYFHLINTNDLSEIINRFIRIGVKERSREKDLIASFALKELLIRLTQTQAREMIEKSYKTLAQSNRLGFLVDFVKNNLRENLTLDTLAAKACMSKAHFCRTFKQELGLSPMEFILKERLKVAKQYLQLGSHQIQEVCYMAGFNNSTYFIRAFKQEFGLTPKVFQGNYG is encoded by the coding sequence ATGAGTTCACAAATAATAGCAGGAGTGCCTTGGAGGAATGAAAAAGATCTTCGAACATTAGTAGAAAACAGGACTACCTATACCCTAAGCAATTGTGAATTAAATATTTTTGAAACTCATCAGCAGGCTGCCGATGTCAACTTGTGTTTTGGTGATTTGGTGCTTACGACCATGCTGAAAGGGAAAAAAGTGATGCATTTATTTGATCGACCAGGCTTTGATTATCTCCCGGGCGAATCCGTGATAGTTCCTCCAAATGAGGTAATGAAAATAGATTTTCCAGAAGCACAATACGATAATCCCACCCAATGCATAGCTCTTTCCATCTCGAAGGAGATGATTGAAGATACATTTAACCTATTGAATGAACAATTGCCTAAAAAGGAGCTCACAGCTGAGTGGGGATTGGATTTGTCTTATTTTCACTTGATCAATACCAATGATTTATCTGAAATCATCAATCGTTTTATCCGTATTGGGGTAAAAGAGCGTTCCAGGGAAAAGGATTTGATAGCCTCCTTTGCCTTGAAGGAATTGCTGATTCGCCTAACGCAGACCCAAGCAAGGGAAATGATTGAGAAATCCTACAAGACACTTGCGCAATCCAATCGTCTTGGTTTTTTAGTGGATTTCGTGAAAAATAATCTCAGAGAAAACCTTACACTCGATACCTTGGCAGCGAAAGCATGTATGAGCAAAGCACATTTTTGCAGAACTTTTAAGCAAGAACTAGGTCTGAGTCCAATGGAATTTATCCTAAAAGAACGCTTAAAGGTAGCCAAACAATACTTACAGTTAGGTTCCCATCAAATCCAAGAGGTTTGCTACATGGCGGGTTTTAACAACAGCACCTATTTCATCAGGGCATTTAAACAGGAGTTTGGGCTGACACCCAAGGTTTTCCAAGGGAATTATGGCTGA
- a CDS encoding aldehyde dehydrogenase family protein, producing MSTLTLSQAKPVERPQIKEKYDHYIGGQWVAPSSGEYFDNTSPIDGKVFSKAARGNKQDVELALDAAHAAFPAWSKTSAAERSRILNKIADVIEENLELLARIETIDNGKALRETRAADLPLCVDHFRYFAGVIRADESSISEHDEHTVSIALHEPLGVVAQIIPWNFPLLMATWKIAPALAAGCCAIVKPAEQTPTSIMVLMELIGDLLPPGVLNVVSGFGPEAGKPLATSPRVAKVAFTGETTTGRLIMQYASENLIPVTMELGGKSPNIFMKSVADADDEFFDKAVEGAVLFALNQGEVCTCPSRILVHEDIYDKFMERVVARTKAIKMGHPLAEDTMMGAQASNDQFEKILSYLDIGKQEGAEVLCGGDKASLNSGLEGGFYIQPTIFKGHNKMRIFQEEIFGPVTSVTTFKTTEEAIAIANDTMYGLGAGLWSRDAHELYQIPRAIQAGRVWVNCYHAYPAHAPFGGYKKSGFGRENHLMMLNHYRQTKNMLISYNKNKLGFF from the coding sequence ATGTCAACATTAACCTTATCACAGGCAAAACCTGTTGAAAGACCTCAGATCAAAGAAAAGTATGACCATTATATAGGTGGTCAGTGGGTAGCACCTTCCTCGGGAGAATATTTTGATAACACCTCCCCCATCGATGGGAAAGTTTTTTCTAAAGCAGCTAGAGGGAATAAACAAGACGTTGAATTAGCCTTGGATGCAGCCCATGCGGCTTTTCCTGCTTGGTCTAAAACCTCTGCGGCAGAACGGAGCCGAATCCTTAATAAGATCGCCGATGTCATCGAAGAAAATCTAGAACTACTTGCACGCATCGAAACGATCGATAATGGCAAAGCCCTTCGAGAAACCCGTGCGGCGGACTTACCACTTTGTGTCGATCACTTCCGTTATTTTGCAGGGGTTATCCGTGCAGACGAAAGTAGCATTTCAGAACACGATGAACATACTGTAAGTATTGCACTTCATGAGCCTTTGGGAGTAGTAGCCCAAATCATTCCATGGAATTTCCCATTATTAATGGCCACCTGGAAAATTGCTCCTGCGCTTGCTGCCGGCTGTTGCGCAATCGTAAAACCAGCCGAACAAACCCCTACCAGCATCATGGTATTGATGGAGCTGATTGGTGATTTGCTTCCTCCTGGGGTACTCAATGTAGTCTCAGGTTTTGGCCCAGAAGCAGGAAAACCATTGGCAACCTCTCCAAGAGTAGCAAAAGTAGCATTCACAGGTGAAACTACCACTGGCCGTTTGATCATGCAATATGCATCAGAAAACCTGATTCCTGTAACCATGGAGCTGGGCGGAAAGTCGCCGAATATTTTCATGAAATCCGTTGCTGATGCAGATGATGAATTCTTCGACAAAGCCGTGGAAGGAGCTGTATTGTTTGCACTGAATCAAGGAGAAGTTTGTACTTGTCCTTCCAGAATTCTCGTCCATGAAGATATTTATGATAAGTTTATGGAGCGTGTGGTAGCCCGAACCAAAGCTATCAAGATGGGTCACCCCTTAGCGGAAGATACCATGATGGGAGCTCAGGCATCCAACGATCAGTTTGAAAAGATCCTTTCCTATTTAGATATTGGCAAGCAAGAAGGGGCTGAAGTATTGTGTGGTGGAGACAAAGCATCTCTTAATTCTGGTCTTGAGGGTGGTTTTTATATTCAACCTACCATTTTCAAAGGTCATAACAAGATGCGTATCTTCCAAGAAGAGATCTTTGGTCCAGTAACTTCTGTAACCACCTTCAAAACGACTGAAGAGGCAATTGCCATTGCCAATGATACCATGTATGGTTTGGGAGCTGGTTTATGGTCCAGAGATGCCCACGAACTGTATCAGATCCCAAGAGCTATCCAAGCAGGTAGGGTTTGGGTCAATTGTTACCATGCTTATCCGGCACATGCGCCATTTGGAGGGTATAAGAAATCTGGTTTTGGTAGAGAAAACCATTTGATGATGCTCAACCATTATCGTCAGACCAAGAATATGTTGATTTCGTATAATAAAAATAAATTAGGCTTTTTTTAA
- a CDS encoding DUF779 domain-containing protein: MKNQVPRVILSEAAIETIDTLRKRFGTDLMFHQSGGCCDGSSPMCFEKGDFKVGSNDIWMGNIYGCDFFMNQDQFEYWKHTQLTLDVTPGRGSSFSIEIPMGIRFIIRSRLFTMEELGNLIPTKTGEEMMEEGLL, encoded by the coding sequence ATGAAAAACCAAGTACCCCGAGTCATCTTATCAGAAGCTGCTATTGAAACGATTGATACCTTACGGAAGCGTTTTGGTACGGATTTGATGTTCCATCAAAGCGGGGGCTGTTGCGATGGTTCTTCTCCTATGTGTTTTGAAAAGGGGGATTTCAAGGTAGGGTCCAATGATATTTGGATGGGAAATATTTATGGCTGCGATTTTTTTATGAATCAGGATCAATTTGAATATTGGAAACATACGCAATTGACCTTGGATGTGACTCCCGGACGAGGCAGTAGTTTTTCCATAGAGATCCCCATGGGGATTCGGTTTATAATCCGTTCTAGATTGTTTACCATGGAGGAGTTGGGAAACCTGATTCCTACCAAAACAGGGGAAGAAATGATGGAAGAGGGGTTATTGTAA